From the Crateriforma spongiae genome, one window contains:
- a CDS encoding DUF1559 domain-containing protein, with the protein MKIVRQRTQRMAFTLVELLVVIAIIGVLVSLLLPAVQAARETARSTQCMNNMKQVGLALHNYHGAHHYIPTTTTGPDKSDGGCGSGFYSWLAMILPFVEQETLYDQIDFSQPLADHCNYNVSSDYLNYSIGPNHPNSQAAKTMIGTYLCPSDPASVLQYHDDGETLAPGSYAGNVGWPKLAFWPGNDDSPLEKQNGVFGLLNPSSPDDWQVPQIRFRDITDGLSNTAAVAERKISSVSVVTSPWGGSYVAGNTDVNMQSFCGSSHRARSLEKWIPYCGSVTHGDPAYIERHGHAWISGWTFAANTYMHAMPIGDRNCHIYGGEGIGSNLVTPGSHHVGGIHVLMADGSVNFQSESIDLQTWWAMGSRNGGEIATDVE; encoded by the coding sequence ATGAAAATTGTTCGACAACGAACCCAACGGATGGCGTTCACGCTGGTGGAACTGCTGGTGGTGATCGCCATCATCGGCGTATTGGTGTCGCTGCTTTTGCCCGCGGTGCAAGCCGCTCGCGAAACCGCACGAAGCACCCAGTGCATGAACAACATGAAGCAGGTCGGGCTCGCGCTTCACAACTACCATGGCGCCCATCATTACATTCCAACCACGACCACCGGACCGGATAAATCGGACGGCGGCTGTGGAAGTGGGTTTTACAGTTGGCTTGCGATGATCCTGCCGTTTGTCGAACAGGAAACGCTGTACGACCAAATCGACTTTAGCCAGCCGCTTGCGGATCACTGCAACTACAACGTCAGCAGCGATTATCTGAATTACAGCATCGGGCCGAATCACCCCAATTCCCAGGCCGCCAAGACGATGATCGGTACCTATTTGTGTCCGTCGGATCCGGCGTCCGTTTTGCAGTATCACGATGATGGGGAAACGTTGGCCCCAGGAAGTTATGCAGGGAACGTGGGTTGGCCCAAACTTGCGTTTTGGCCCGGCAACGATGACAGCCCACTTGAGAAGCAAAACGGAGTTTTTGGATTGCTGAACCCTTCCAGTCCGGATGATTGGCAAGTGCCCCAGATTCGCTTTCGTGACATCACCGACGGCCTGTCAAACACTGCCGCAGTGGCGGAACGAAAGATTAGTTCGGTTTCCGTGGTGACGAGTCCCTGGGGTGGTAGCTATGTCGCCGGTAACACGGACGTCAACATGCAATCCTTCTGTGGTAGTTCCCATCGTGCCCGTTCACTGGAGAAGTGGATTCCTTACTGTGGTTCGGTGACTCATGGTGACCCAGCCTATATCGAAAGGCACGGCCATGCCTGGATCAGCGGGTGGACTTTTGCCGCCAATACCTACATGCACGCCATGCCGATCGGTGATCGCAATTGCCACATCTATGGTGGCGAAGGGATCGGCAGTAATCTGGTCACACCGGGCAGCCATCACGTCGGCGGCATTCACGTCTTGATGGCCGATGGCAGCGTGAATTTTCAATCCGAATCTATCGACCTGCAGACATGGTGGGCCATGGGAAGTCGCAACGGAGGCGAGATTGCAACCGACGTCGAATAG